The sequence TGGTTCAGTCAAGTTTTCCAATTCAGCAACTTTACTGCCCTGTTAGAAAGTGGAGCAAAACCCTCTGCAGCGGGTATCTGTGTTACCAGAGGGTTCGCAACAAGAATGGGTCACAcactggccagattctgctctcacattctGCCTTCAGTGGGTCACTCCAGATTGACACTAACATCCCAGAAAGCAAAATCAGGACCCGGGTGTTTTGGAATCCCTGTCTTTCCTTCCTGGTCTCAGAATGTCACAAAAACTGAGGGTTTACTTCAGACACTTTCAGCACCCTAACAGAGTAGTGCTCTCTGTAGCAGGACCTGAAGCCGTGATTTCACAGCTCAGAGCTGAAAGTTAAACActgagggtgaaatcttggtcccattgagATCAGCTCTCAACACGGTCAGGAGTTCAGCCTGAATCTACATGTGGGGAtgtaaataaatggcctgatttacaGTGGCCATGACTCTCCAACGACTTCAACTGCAGTTGTCTCGTGGCCTCTAAGGACGGGTGAGCTCGTTTGCACTAAAGAAGAACTGACAGGAGAGTTGCTAAAATATCTGACTCAGGGGCTTAGAGGTTTAGAACTCCTAggataacaattttttttcagggaGGGAGACGGGTCTGGTCTCCTTGTACCCCAGCATCTCTGCATCTGGAGAGAACAAGAAGCCCCAGAAGGCAGTAAAAAGAACAGCATGTTTATGGTTTAGAGGAAACCAGACGGTGTTGGAAATCTCAATGGGGAGAGTCCAGGAAtgcacagagtgtgtgtgtgtgtgtgtgtgtgtgtgtgtgtgtgtgtgtgtgtgtgtgtgtgtgtgtgtgtgtgtgtgtgtgtttgcgcgTGGGTGCGGAATGTGCAGCATCCAGATCACAGTTGTGCGGAGTCCTGAAACTGGGTGAAATAGGGAATGGACATCCTGCCTCATGCACAGAGCAAAGAGGCGTAATGAGGCCTACCGTGGCAGGGGGTGTCTCAGACTGTAACGTAATGTGGACCACACTGTAGCAGATTTTCTCTGACACCATCCCCAATCTGGAACCTCCCTCCTCATATGAGCAGCCCCACTAGAGCCTCGTGGTTACGTCAGCAATTGCCAAGATGGAAAAACAGCCTCAGGAAGGTGTGTTTGGGTTTCCAGCGGGCTGCAATATGTTAAAGCTTTGTGTCATTTTGAGAAAGAGTTACTCACAATGGCTCCTTTTAGTCTCCATGTCCTGGCTCCCTCCCGCCAGGTCTgtccctctcttcttccctgcaCAGgttgagctgctgctggggttccCATCACCCCCAGAAAGGCAGTTCAGGCtgatctcccccttttccccagtgCAGGCAGACACTGACTGTAACCTCCTCTGAGGAGGTATTTCTATGAGCTGGTGCTGTGGGATCTAGCACCTGGTTTTGATTCTGAGTGAGGGACATCACTGTGTGACAGAGCTGGAAGTTATGGGGGTTGGGGAATCTACATGGACAAGTGGCCAGCACTGCGGGGTTCTGGGATATGGAGCGGGGTATAAATGGGCAGGGGGTAGCACTGAGCGCTGTGGAGGCGGGGAACCGGGTGTTCATGGACAGATGGGCAATGCTGTGTGTTGTGAGGGCAGGGAGGGACGTGTACACAGAGAAGCAGGCAGTGATAAGATGTGTGGAGGCAGGCAGGGGCGCTGGGTTTGTGGGGGTAGGGAGTGCATGTACCTGGAGTGGTGGGCAGCGCTGCTGAAATTGAATTTGTCTTTCTAATTGTTGGTCCAAGGCCAGTGCTGGGATCTTTCCTGGTCCAATGTGCATTTGGGCTGGTCTCAGGGTCTCTTTCCCATGGCAAGCCACTGAACTGCAGCCTGGATGTCACAACCTTTGCTCAGCGTTTGTTTCCAGGTGTTCTcggtgttgttgttgttatgtaaCTTCAGGCCTTTCGCCGGTGGAAAGAACCATTGATCTTTGGGTGACACTGCACCCcgtattcttcatagagatataattatgatatgattatggcaaaATTATCATGCATTTTGTGCAAGACAGGTCTtgtaagatgtcattggaaaagttatgattttctgAATACAATTATCCTACTGGTGTGAACTTATCGTTTTTGGATATGAAtgtatgaatattgactatgtatctgtacttcaaatatagttacacctgggtactgcccactaggcaagatgctggttgggaagggcctattcagggcaatgagccattagggagaacaataggtctgaGGAGAAACTTAGAAACTTACCttccacctggtgagccttcctgagaacagcCTTTAAGAAATGgatgctatgactctacaagggcATGTGGCCAGCACACATAACTCTGCACTCTATCTTGGGGAGTCTATATTTtcccacaaactggtctgggaaccaagttttgaaacaaagggttcctgccatatgctaaagctatataaggcagggagtgacatcttTGTGGTTCCTTACTCCCCACCCAAGGAGACTCCTGGATACACCTGAGGACAAAAGTCTGAACTGggagaagtgctggacccaggctaaagagatttctagcctgtgtatggaaacctgagaaacccaagctgcaaagcaaatgcagcttgtgccttgagaatGTGCcagactgcttgtatcatcaatCAGGTTGATACACTGCTAAGTCATAGTCAATCTAACTATTgtgttaagcttagtttgtgttattgattatttgctaggtaatctgctttgatctgtttgctatcccttataataacTTAAAAACTATCTGTTGTagttaaaaaaaacttgctttaTGATTTAATCTAACCCCAGTATGCTGTTAAGTGAAATGTCTAGGGataaaatctcagcttggttaccacaagtttACACTGTGCtccccacattgagggaggaatGAACTGGGTAACAAATTCATAGTGGTTGCAGTTTGGACCATGgcaggatggtacagctctgggctCCTAGGCTAGGGAGCTGGTGGCTATTTTGGCTgcagcctctctattgttggttcatgcagtggctggtcaaaGAGCCTGCACGTAACTGCAGTttggtgtgtccctgcctgtgtgaatgctgctgAAGGTGTAGGACCAGGAGtcggtctgcagcttgtcacagcagcgcTTTGAGAGAGGGAGCCCTGGCTGATGAGTCAGAGGGATCAGTGGTACCCAAGTTCCAGGTgtcaccctggggggaacccgtcacacttTGCTCCTCAGCTGCTTCAATCTCCCATAATACTCTGACACCCCCTTTCCgaactctccttccccatcccaggctGCTTCGATTCCAACAGCACTCTCGTTGCTAGTGTCTTCTCCATGCTCCCAAGTCACCCCTGGCTCCCACAATCGCCTAGCTCCCCCATGGTCcccacagctcttcccctgcAGAGGGTGAGGTGCCTCCCATCAGGACTGCTCCCTCGGCtggtggggcagtggggagatCAGTGCTTGTCTCTTATCAGTGAGAAATCTCACGAGTGGCAAATGCCAAGGCATGCACCTGTATGGCCTCTCTTGTTACATCCTTACACAGTGTGTGGTGTTTCAAGGACTGCTACACAGGAATAACTCACAAACTGAGAAGTATGCACATTATAAAGTGAGAGCGGGCAACTCTGGGACATGTGATGGCCTAGATCAATACAGCTGCCATGTGCAGGAACCACTGGTAGGTGATTGAAACAGTGGGCCGCTGGCACACAAACGTTAAACCCAGGATACTCTGGGACCATTTACTAGCGGGTTCTGTTACTCATTCATGGTGATGGTTGCACATTCATTCTTCACTGCAGACACTTTATGGGCTCAAGTCGTTATTTTTCTCACCTAAAACGTTCATCCATGCAGTGCCTCACATGATCCTCAGCTTTGTGATATACACACCTATTTTAATATTCCCAAGGTGCTGCAGTCATGTGAGAAATTCTCCCCATAGAGCTAAATTGAATATGgtcatgaacagaaaaaaaatgattaattactctcacctttttaaaaaaaatgtatgccttatttccagtcagaatttatTTCactcaacttccagcccttggaacTTTTTGCACCTCTGAATGGTAGGCTGAAAAGCCTGTTATGAAATACTAGTACTCCATATAGGTCCTTACAGACAGTTTTCAAGTCACCCGTAATgatctttgttaaactaaaaaaactgagattttttgagtctatcactataataCAGGGTTTCTAATCTTATTATAATTCTTGTGACCTGCACCAATGACAGAGGTAAAATATCTTCTTTACctctccttgagattcccctggttATCATGCAAAGATCaaattggctcttttggccatatGGTCACACTGGGAGGTCAGGTTAAGCTAATTCTCCTTTCATGCCCCCAAATCTTGTTCAGAGTCATTACTTTTCCTACTATAGTACCCCAGCCTGTATGCATCAGATATATTCTTCGTTCCTAGATGTAGATGTCTGAATAGCTATATTAGAATATATGTTGTATGATTTGACCGAGTTTACCAACCAGTCCAGatggctctgaatcagtgacctgtcctcttcattatttacaattCCCCAAttttggtgtcatctgaaaacttcacTGATATTCAGGCATGTGAAGGGTTAGGAGTTGAGTTGCAGACACTTGTCTCTGCTTACACTTGTCACTTAATACCTGTAATTTACATCTGAGACAGAGCTGGTTGCCAGCAAGAAAGTGTCTTACCAAACGAATCAAGGGTAGTAACAGAAGTGCAGGCCTGTACCCCTAAATACCAAGACCCTTGTGCCCTTTGTGCCCATTCTTTTGAGCACAAAGTCATAGCCCAGCATGATAGTGTCTGTTtcataagaacagaagaacggccatactgggtcaggccaaaggtccatctagcccagcgtcctgtcttctgacagtgaccaatgccagatgccccagagggaatgaacagaacagggaatcacccagtgatccatcccctgtcgcccattcccagcttctggcaaacagaagctacaaacaccatccctgcccatcctggctaatagcccttgatggacctatcctccatgcacttatctagttctttttttaaccatgttatagtcttggcagAACGTTCCATGGGGAAACTTGGTTCCTTTACAAGATATGAATTTGAGCATGGATCAGATGTATTTtctatctagtccagtgtcctctctctgcctgtgacagccccaggagctgcagaagaaggtgtaagGAAACAGCAGTAGGTGGATGGGGGGATGACCTAATGGTCCTGACAGTGTCACCCTAATGGCTAACAACTAGAGATTGACTTGTGCCCTGAAACATATGGGCATATAGCCTTTCCATAATGTTTATTTATCTGTAAGAATAGTAACTGGATCGTCTCACTACCTCTGTAAATGTCCAAACGCTTCCTGATTCTTGCTTAGCCCATGGCGACAACTACTTTCGGAAAGCAATTCCTCATTAGGCATAAACTGAGGAAAGTATTCTTTTTGAATCACTTTTGAATTTGCTACATTTCAAGTTAATTGAATGTTCTCTTgatcttgtattatgagaaagggAAAACAGATTCTTGACCTACTCTCTACCAGTCAGTGTTTTCTAGGCTTTTCTCATGTCTCCTCTTATTCCTGTAGTGTGTAAAGGTAATGATCCCAGGCTTTTCAACCTCTCTCCATAGGAGAGTTTCCCCGGGCCATTGATCATTCTCATTGGCCTTCCCTGAACTcctctagttctgcaatatcctgtGTGAGAAGTACTACACAGCCCAGTACTACACAGAGGAGTCCAGAGGAGGGTGAAACATTGACTGACTGATCTCATGGCATTGTATTTTCTGTATGCTGTCCCATCCCACTCCTCCTGGATCCCAGTGTTTTGCTTAGTTTCTGTCTGTGCTTGTGTTCTGAAAAGGGTTTCACAGAGCTGTGTACCATGACACCCAGATTTTTGTTTGGAGGCCATACTGTTCAATCAGAACTCGGTAAGGTGTTTGAGCAGTTCAAGTTTTCCCTCCAAAGGGCACAAAAGTTGCAGTTACTTACACTTCGTTTGGCTTCGTTAGCTCCCTCTGAGGACTTCTCTGCACTTGGCTGTGACCTAAGTATTCTGCTGCCATCTGCAGATGTTACCAtgtcactgttcacccccttgtAGATTGGtaataactataaaatatttgcTGTGCTATTTGTTCTAAAGTCTGTAATCCTCTTGCTGTGCTTCTCTTTCTTCACAGGCACTTTAAGCTTTTCTGAGCCCAATCGATGCATTGAACATCTCATGGCAGTTTTCAACCTGACCCCCTCTGACTCTTCAACATTCATCCTTACaggcatccctggcctggaacctgcccatctctggatttccatccctttctccatGTTCTACATTATGGGACTCTTGGGAAATTTCATAGTTCTCTTTGTTGTATGGAAGGAGCAGACCCTGCACAAGccgatgtacctgctgctctgcatgctggcgcTCACAGACATCAGCATGTGTACCTCCGTCATGCCGAAAGCgctgtgtatattttggttcaatttgaaaggcattactgtgggtggctgcctcacccagatgttcttccttcACGCAGTTTCTACTATGCAGTCAGCTGTCCTCGTGACAATGGCCTTCGATCGCTAcgttgccatatgtaaccctctgagatatgccacgatcctcaccagtgttgaaatagctaagctagggctCGTGGGTTTGACGAGAGCTGTTCTCATCATTCTGCCCCTacccctgctcctgagcaggctTCCATTCTGTGCCAACCACATTATCCCCCATACTTACTGCGAGCACATGGCTGTGGTGAAGATGTCGTGTGGGGACATCACAATCAACAGGACTTATGGCTTGGTGATGGCCTTTGTAATCATTGGGTTCGACCTGACACTCATTGCCCTGTCCTATGGTCTGATCATCAGGGCCGTCCTCCGAATATCCTGCAAGAAAGCTCACCAGAAAGCCCTCAATACCTGCACAGCCCACATGTGTGTGATGCTGACATCTTAtactctcttcctcttctccagtcTGACACACCGATTCAGTCAGGGCTTCTCTCCCCATGTTCACATCATCTTGGCCAACCTCTATCTACTTGTCCCCCCCATGCtcaaccctatcatttatggggtcaaaaccaaagagcttcaCGGCAAAGTGTTCAAATATGCCTGAAGAATGTGATCACTGGGGACTATTGACTTTAAACCTGTGTGACTAGAGGGGAAAGGATATCTCCTTGTTAATCACAGGTGCTCTCTCCTAGTTTCGCTGAGCTCAGCATTGTGGGATTTCACAGTCTGAGAAGTTCATCTCATCTAATGTTTTATCACTCCATCATCAAGCACTGACCTCTCGATGGCTGATCTCCCTTGCTCTCACCATCACCTGACCACTTTCAGCATCACCCAtcagccctgattcccccccaacacacacctttCACTCATCCTGTCTGTTACTTCCAGATCACCAAGAGAGACTGCAGCTTTCTGATGCATGGTGTCTTTCCATTAGTCCCTGTTTGAAAAAGGCTTCTTGATCAATTTAAAGAACAGAAGCTACACTTTCAGATAGCCAAAGACAAAGAAATCAGCTACAATGCTGAACTTTTTTGTTATATATACACTGATCTGGTGAACACATTTTACCTGATTTCTATATGTCCAATATTTCAGGAGGCCTGGAAGATAAACCAGAAGTTTCTGTGGGAAAGTGCTAATACAGGAAATCTGCAGCAGGAATTGAGGGCATTCTATACAGCTTATTAGGGAGAGTTCTGGAACGGTGTGTTTTTGAGAACTGGACTGTATTACCCTGTATTTGAGGGGTGTGTACCACAGAATGTGATGAAGCCAATTGCAACCATAAGATGTGCACTCAGCCACTATGAATTACAAAAATAGAATACCACATAGTTTAGGATTAGTTGAAAAGCAGGCTTTTATATGCAAGGTCAAAATATAGCTGGCAGTTTTTGCCAATATAAATGGGAGGAGTGGACAGACAAGTCAGTAAGTGAGAATGAAAGAAGATAAATGCATAAAAACCTTCAGTCTAGACACCTCTTATATTAGAAGTTTATTGAAAATTAGGAAAAGTGATGatcctatgtgttttgtagaagttattAAAGATTAGCTAACGCAATGTACTTTAGAGCAGTCCTCTGAAGTCAtcttgagagactttttccagacaaaaagaaaagaagtacttgtggcaccttagagactaaccaatttatttgagcatgagctttcgtgagctacagctcagttcatcggatgcatactgtggacactgcagaagacattatatacacagagaccatgaaacaatacctcctcccaccccactctcctgctggtaatagcttatctcaagtgatcatcaagttgggccatttccagcacaaatccaggttttctcaccctccgcccccccccacacacaaactcactctcctgctggtactagcccacccaaagtgaccactctctttacaatgtgtatgataatcaaggtggggcatttccagcacaaatccaggttttctcacccaccccacccgcctccaaaaaccacacacacaaactcactctcctgctggtaatagcttatccaaagtgaccactctcctcacatcgtctacagccaagctctgcgatacaaccgcatttgctccaacccctcagacagagacaaacacctacaagatctctatcaagcattcttacaactacaatacccacctgcggaagtgaagaaaccgactgatagagccagaagagttcccagaagtcagctactacaggacaggcctaacaaagaaaataacagaacgccactagccgtcaccttcagcccccaactaaaacccctccaacgcattattaaggatctacaacgtatcctgaaggatgacccaacactctcacaaatcttgggagacaggccagtccttgcctacagacagccccacaacctgaagcaaatactcaccaacaaccacataccacacaacagaaccactaacccaggaacctatccttgcaacaaagcccgttgccaactgtgcccacatatctattcaggggacaccatcacagggcctaacaacatcagccacactatcagaggctcgttcacctgcacatccaccaatgtgatatatgccatcatgtgccagcaatgcccctctgccatgtacattggtcaaactggacagtctctatgtaaaagaataaatggacacaaatcagatgtcaagaactataacattcataaaccagtcggagaacacttcaatctctctggtcacgcaatcacagacatgaggatCGCTATcttacaagaaaaaaacttcgaatccagactccagcgagaaactgctgaattggaattcatttgcaaattggatactattaatttaggcataaatagagactgggagtggcgaagtcattatgcaaggtagcctatttccccttgttttttcctaccccccccccccgacgttctggttaaacttggatttatgctggaaatggcccaccttgattatcatgcacattgtaaggagagtggtcagtttggatgagctattgccagcaggagagtgagtttgtgtgtcgggggggtggggtgagaaaacctggatttgtgctggaaatggcccaccttgattatcatgcacattatagggagagtggtcactttggatgggctattaccagcaggagagtgagtttgtgtgtgggggggggcggagcgtgagaaaacctggatttgtgctggaaatggcccaacttaatgatcactttagataagctattaccagcaggagagtggggtgggaggaggtattgtttcatggtctctgtgtatataatgtcttctgcagtgtccacagtatgcatccgatgaagtgagctgtagctcacgaaagctcatgctcaaataaattggttagtctctaaggtgccacaagtacttcttttctttttgcgaatacagactaacacggctgttactctaaaaccatttttttccgGACATTGTTTCTCCCCAGCAGGTGAGCAACTGGCAACTGGgaacctgctgttaattactcaGCACCATTCCAGATGTTAGGTAAAATTattgggatgttctaaacctattgcttatctCTGTGtatgcttaaatctaataaactgcagaGTTAGATGATTGCATGATTACTTGCATTTGATTCATGATCAGACGGAATTGCTGGGTTCCCACTGATTTATTCCGGAGACCTCCTGGAGTAAATTGTTAAATTACCCCTTCTGGGGATTCTGGAAACCCCAGGTTACAGACTGCTGTCTTGAACTATGACCTCGCCTTGGGGTCCAAAACTTACCACTTTGCACAGTTGATTTTGGAGATGATTTCAGCTGGAACTTTCAAAATACACACAAACCATTCCCGTTGTCAAAGACATCAAAAGTAGGTGTTGAGATGTCATCTTGGAGTGTCTGAAATGGATTAAACAGAGATTCCCACCAAAAGTCCAGGTGATTGAATCGTTTGCAGTACTAAGACCTTCTCGACCTAGAATGGTTGATATTTCATTTTTGCCGTTGTTTTGTGGAGACCTTGGAGAGTTGAAGCAGCAGTGGAGAGTTTTGTCTATGGTTCAGAGGCCTCATACTCAGGACAACAAAGTTTAGCAGTTTGGGCCTGAATTTCTCGAACACGCGGATGCTGCTAAGGACAAAGACTTTTGTAAActtggcttgtttgttttttcattggtGTCGCTACCTTTTAGCAATGCTGCAGTTGGATGTTATTCAGATGAACTTGATAAAAACTAAACAGTGCAACAAGATATAAGTTTTAGAGAACATTCTTTATGTTGGAATGTACATGCTGCAACATAAAATCTATTATGAACAATTTGCAGCAACGAAAGGAATGATTGCACTGCTCACTGCTGATATGTATGACCAGCAGCAGAAGCATTCTACTTCCGACAAAGACAGTAAGGATGAAATGTTGCCTTTTAGAGACTAATGGTAACAAACTAATTCAACTCAAAACAGTAACAAACTAATTCAACTCAAAATATGAACACGCACGACTGTCATTGAAagcaaatagaaataaataattgaataatgttgttgtttttacactACATATATTTTGGGCTACTTTTGATCTTTTTTGACACCATTATTTGCTGTTTTTTGTTTGCAACCCCTGCCAACCTTCAATCGAGATACAAGTACCAGTATGATGGTTTTGATTTTGAGTTTCTTTGTTTCATAAATTTGTTGCTAATGTGGACAAACTTCTGCTGGGACTtgtacctatttaaaaaaaatcaaatctgtaGTAGGTATGCAATGAAAGCTTCAATTTTTATTTGATGTCTagatgaatgtgtgaataaaaacCCCTTTGTTTCAAGAAATAGATGGGACTACTTTTCTGTTAagttttaagtgattataggCTATTAATGCAGTAGAAATCTGGAAAACTTGAGCAGCAACTCAAGCTGAATTcgaggcagagcagcaggagtCAGAAACacaagggccagagaagcagcccagaaggcagagctgggctggagccagagcagcGGTGGTGAGGCACAGCTTGGAGGGCTACATCTGGAGCAGACCAGAACAGGGAGCTGGGTCAGCATAGACCAGCTGCGCCAATGGGGAGCTAGGGCTGcgctactgtcaaggttcctcccccactctgaactctatggtacagatgtggggacctgcatgaaaacctcctaaccttacttttaccagcttagcttaaaacttccccaaggtacaaattaattttatcttttgtccttggaataaccactgccaccaccaaactctaactgggtttactgggaaacgtagtttggacacgtctttccccccaaaatcctcccaacccttgcaccccacttcctgggaaaggtttggtaaaaatcctcaccaatttgcataggtgaccacagacccaaaccctcggatctgagaacaatgaaaaagcattcagttttcctaCAAGAAGagttttaatagaaatagaagtaaataggagtaaaggaatcactcctgtaaaatcaggatggtagataccttacagggtaattagattaaaaacatagagaatccctctaggcaaaaccttaagttacaaaaaagacacacagacagaaatagtcattctattcagcacaattcttttctcagccatttaaagaaatcataatctaacgcatacctagctagattacttactaaaagttctaagactccattcctgttctatccccggcaaaagcatcacacagacagacacagaccctttattttttctccctcctctcagcttttgaaagtatcttgtctcctcattggtcattttggtcaggtgccagcgaggttccctttagcttcttaaccctttacaggtgagaggatttttcctctggccaggagggattttaaaggggtttacccttccctttatatttatgacagctacaGTGGGGAGTCTGAGGCCAGAGCCATTCAAAAGGCCTTTGCCCATTACTGAACACATTGGCCGTACTTCCTCTGTATTGTATCCCATAAGTTTGCATCTGTACGTATCATATTGCTAATATAGTTTCATTGGTAATTTCAGACACACCAAATAAATTCACATTTAGAGACTTTTTAAGCCTCGGCTCTGTGTCACATGGAGCTCCACACTTCTTATTCCTTGCTTGGAGAATGCACCAAAATTTTCTTTCACATGTGTCTGTATAGCCCCAAAATCTTACCCAAGTCTGACATGCCCCCCTGTAATGCCTCAATACGGTTGGACTACAGCGGAGACATTCATCAAAAACGTTCTGTCACTGCTCTCAAGAGAATTTTCAGAAGCCCCCAGGGAGCCAGATGGTCCCTATGTAACAAGGGCATCTGACAAGGGCAAGGTGAGAACTTACTCGGTATCGCTGAGCTACTGCACACCCGAACGCAGGGTGCAAGATAAACTGTTCGATTCTATGAGCAAAGCGAAGAGACTGCAGAGGCAACAAACAGCACATTACTTGAAGAACTCGACACACAAACTAGACATGAACAAAGTGTCTTACTACTGTTTCGATCG is a genomic window of Natator depressus isolate rNatDep1 chromosome 1, rNatDep2.hap1, whole genome shotgun sequence containing:
- the LOC141981027 gene encoding olfactory receptor 52P1-like; translated protein: MAVFNLTPSDSSTFILTGIPGLEPAHLWISIPFSMFYIMGLLGNFIVLFVVWKEQTLHKPMYLLLCMLALTDISMCTSVMPKALCIFWFNLKGITVGGCLTQMFFLHAVSTMQSAVLVTMAFDRYVAICNPLRYATILTSVEIAKLGLVGLTRAVLIILPLPLLLSRLPFCANHIIPHTYCEHMAVVKMSCGDITINRTYGLVMAFVIIGFDLTLIALSYGLIIRAVLRISCKKAHQKALNTCTAHMCVMLTSYTLFLFSSLTHRFSQGFSPHVHIILANLYLLVPPMLNPIIYGVKTKELHGKVFKYA